From Xenopus tropicalis strain Nigerian chromosome 3, UCB_Xtro_10.0, whole genome shotgun sequence, the proteins below share one genomic window:
- the sult6b1l gene encoding uncharacterized protein LOC100145095 (The RefSeq protein has 1 substitution compared to this genomic sequence), which produces MSAQSDLIHIFNGVPFTTKSSATLLRSLNNFQARDDDLLLVSYPKSGTHWLAEILRQLYNTKAPNKVSITSPIEFGDVGKLEELKSIAGRRIIPTHLSYDMIPSDFKDRKCKAIYIIRNPKDTAVSLFHYYKDNPNLPTIESWHAFYNMFLNGQVVCGSWFEHILGWEEHRNEMSTLFLYYEAMKKDLPKSVRKISSFLGINLSDNEISEICKKTSFGEMKTNVERENSDPNSTVCALTTNKKLIFRKGTVGDWKQYFTPKQNRLLDEEYKAKMDSSCLAKSIVYE; this is translated from the exons ATGTCGGCCCAGTCGGACCTCATTCATATCTTCAATGGAGTCCCCTTCACTACCAAATCCTCAGCCACTCTGCTGAGATCCCTCAACAACTTCCAAGCTAGGGATGATGACCTTCTGCTGGTGTCCTACCCAAAGTCCG GCACCCATTGGCTGGCAGAAATTCTGAGGCAACTCTACAACACCAAAGCCCCCAACAAGGTCTCCATAACTTCTCCTATTGAGTTTGGAGATGTCGGAAAGCTGGAGGAACTGAAGTCCATCGCTGGCAGGAGGATCATCCCAACCCACCTGAGCTATGACATGATTCCAAGTGACTTCAAGGACAGGAAATGCAAG gCTATTTACATCATAAGAAACCCAAAAGACACAGCCGTCTCCTTGTTCCACTACTACAAAGACAACCCCAACCTCCCCACCATCGAATCCTGGCACGCGTTCTACAATATGTTCCTAAACGGACAAG TGGTGTGCGGCTCGTGGTTCGAGCACATTCTGGGGTGGGAGGAGCACAGGAACGAAATGTCAACTCTCTTCTTGTACTACGAGGCCATGAAAAAG GATCTCCCCAAATCTGTTAGGAAAATCAGCTCTTTTCTCGGCATCAATCTCAGCGACAATGAAATCAGTGAGATCTGCAAAAAAACCTCGTTCGGCGAGATGAAAACCAACGTGGAGCGAGAGAACAGCGACCCAAACAGCATGGTGTGCGCTCTAACTACCAACAAGAAGCTCATCTTCAGGAAGG GGACGGTCGGTGATTGGAAACAATATTTCACGCCCAAACAGAACCGACTGCTGGACGAGGAGTACAAGGCCAAGATGGATTCCAGCTGCCTGGCCAAGAGCATCGTGTACGAGTAG